Proteins co-encoded in one Malus sylvestris chromosome 7, drMalSylv7.2, whole genome shotgun sequence genomic window:
- the LOC126629702 gene encoding 1-aminocyclopropane-1-carboxylate synthase 1-like: MASSASENSLLLSKIATNEQHGENSPYFDGWKAYDQNPFHPTENPEGVIQMGLAENQLSLDLVEEWIRKNPKASLCTAEGVEKFRSVANFQDYHGFPEFRQAIATFMSKARGGRVTFDPDRVVMSGGATGANELVMFCLADPGDAFLIPSPYYPAFYRDLGWRTGVQIVPVDCDSSNNFKITKEAVEAAYEKAKNSNINVKGLIITNPSNPLGTTLDKDTLESLVAFINQNNIHLVCDEIYAATVFSSPKYTCITEVIQDMDCNPNLIHIVYSLSKDMGFPGLRVGIVYSYNDDVVNIGRKMSSFGLVSSQTQHMLASMLSDEDFVEKFLATSSKRLVKRHGVFTKGLKEVGISCLKSNAGLFCWMDLRRLLKDQTFDGEMVLWRVIVNEVKLNVSPGSSFKCVEPGWFRVCFANMDDDTVEVALKRIRALVGQGKKAQEQAQVKSTKKRWQSNLRLSFSSSTRRFEQEGVSVMSPHMMSPHSPMSHSPFVQAKEYWDLYSSV; encoded by the exons ATGGCATCATCTGCAAGTGAAAATAGCTTACTGCTATCGAAGATTGCAACCAATGAACAACATGGTGAGAACTCGCCGTACTTCGACGGATGGAAGGCGTACGATCAAAACCCTTTTCACCCAACTGAAAATCCTGAGGGTGTAATCCAGATGGGCCTTGCAGAAAATCAG CTTTCCCTTGATTTGGTTGAAGAATGGATTAGGAAAAATCCCAAAGCCTCTTTATGCACTGCTGAAGGAGTTGAGAAGTTCAGAAGCGTGGCCAATTTTCAAGATTACCATGGCTTCCCAGAGTTTAGACAg gCCATTGCTACGTTCATgtcgaaagcaagaggtggCAGAGTCACGTTTGATCCTGACCGCGTAGTGATGAGTGGCGGAGCCACTGGAGCAAACGAGCTGGTCATGTTCTGTTTGGCTGACCCCGGCGATGCTTTCCTTATCCCCTCACCGTACTATCCAGC ATTTTACCGAGACCTCGGATGGAGAACTGGAGTCCAAATTGTCCCAGTCGATTGTGATAGCTCCAACAATTTCAAAATAACCAAAGAAGCAGTGGAAGCAGCTTacgaaaaagccaaaaacagcAACATCAATGTGAAGGGCTTGATCATAACAAACCCATCAAATCCATTGGGCACAACCCTTGACAAAGACACACTTGAAAGCCTGGTCGCATTCATAAACCAAAACAACATTCACTTGGTTTGTGATGAAATCTATGCAGCCACAGTCTTCAGCTCCCCAAAATACACATGCATCACCGAGGTCATACAAGACATGGATTGCAATCCCAACCTAATCCACATTGTCTACAGTTTGTCCAAGGACATGGGGTTTCCCGGTTTGAGGGTCGGCATTGTTTACTCCTACAACGATGATGTGGTGAACATCGGTCGAAAAATGTCAAGTTTCGGGCTGGTCTCATCCCAAACACAACACATGCTCGCATCAATGCTATCGGATGAAGATTTTGTCGAGAAGTTCCTTGCGACAAGCTCAAAAAGGCTTGTGAAGAGGCACGGGGTCTTCACGAAGGGGCTTAAGGAAGTGGGAATTAGCTGTTTGAAGAGCAATGCAGGCCTCTTCTGTTGGATGGACTTAAGGAGGCTGTTGAAAGATCAAACATTCGATGGAGAAATGGTGTTGTGGCGTGTGATTGTGAACGAAGTGAAGCTCAACGTTTCGCCGGGCTCTTCGTTTAAATGTGTGGAGCCTGGTTGGTTTAGGGTCTGCTTTGCCAACATGGATGATGACACTGTGGAAGTTGCACTCAAAAGGATTAGGGCACTTGTAGGGCAAGGAAAGAAAGCTCAAGAACAAGCACAAGTGAAAAGTACTAAGAAGCGTTGGCAGAGCAATCTAAGGCTGAGCTTTTCATCGTCAACAAGAAGATTTGAGCAGGAAGGTGTTAGTGTTATGTCACCACACATGATGTCTCCACATTCACCAATGTCTCACTCGCCTTTCGTTCAAGCTAAAGAGTATTGGGACCTATACTCTAGTGTGTAA